CCTGAATTCCAATTGCATACACCATGCGGACGGTACTAAAACGAGAAAGCTTTCTCCCACCTCCAACTTCAATCTCAAGGTTAGAGCTGCGTACCAATGGAAAACATAATAATGACAGTCAATTAGAATTTGGCAAGGTATAAAGAATCATGAagtaaattggaaaaataattGCATACTTCAATGCCATCTGACGTGAGGTGACTAGGCAAAAGAATAGGAAAATGGAGTTAAGATGTAAAAAACTAAGAAATAGAACCAAGAACCGGACCTTGAACACATGGAACTAACAGAGCCATTAAAATTCAGAGATATGAGAAAAGTCATCAACCGAAACCGAGGACTGGCTTGCCAAAGGCCTATATACTCTGGAAGAATAGAGAGTATGAGTTATTTTTGGGGGGAATCTTCAGTAGAGAGTGTGGTTGAGGCAACCCCTTCTGGGTTCTTTTGCTTAATTTCTGATGCTTTATGGCATCTGAATGATTATCCATATACCAATGAAGGTGAGATACCCTAAACAACATAATAGTCTAGGACCTCTAGGTTGCATGAGCAATTTCCAGAGGGTTGAAACACATGTCAAACACTCTAAAACTGTGAAGATGGTTAGTGGATACAAACCAACTAGTGCATCTGTATCGTATATATGGACAAGGACTTCTTGTTACCATCTGTGGTAAAAGTTCCTTAATGATGAAAAAGACATGGGCATAATGCCTTTTCAATTAGAGGAAAAGGTTATCTACTCAAGGGACCGAACAAATGGACATAAACATGTTCTTTTTTATACTGAAGAAGATACACATAATACCATTCCAGCGATTCGCCACATTGATCTTCCACTCCTGAGCTAATACTAAATAGCTTTCATGTAGATGTACTTAAAAGAGTGGAAAACAATTAGGGTAGTTGTTATTAAGCTAGATACCTTCCCACCCTGCCACCAAAACGCCCATGAGACTTTGATGAGAAGCGGTGCGTATAATGAGCTGATGCTCCAAAAGAACTTGTGCCAATCTGCAATATTCAACAGGTAACATTTTTTATGGAACAACTCATTTTTATTCAGTGGTAGAGCATATGTAGtgccaaatttattttattttttgaaaaatgtcaactttcattaaaaagaaaacaCAAGATGCGTTTAAGGGAgaagagaaacaaaaacaaaagaacataaatttatatcaaatcaGTGGTGGAGAAATGCTACAAGTCAAGGCATGTTTCCAGATTGGGAAGCTGAACTGAACTCAAACATGCTAGACCTACCTTTATCTCCCCAGCAGCAGAccttttttcttctttcctttGCCACCCTACAGCGACAAATGACTCCATGCCTAAAACAAGTTGTATCTGGAAAGAAGGGAGAAGAATAGATAAGAAGTATTGAGCGGGAAAAAAACATGACTGGGTGAAAGAGACAAACAAAAACAAGGAGAGaaacatgttatttttttctaaaatctggaagtgaaaacaaaataaacgcaCTTATTGACAAACTGGCTTTCTTAATGCAGTTACAATGTGTTTTTCCAAGGATTTTCTGTAAATTAGTACAATATAAAGTTTTCTCTTTGCAGTAATTTCCCAATAAATGTATCCTCCCATCATTCAAAGTAATCTTGGgaatattaaaatgattaccTGGTGTTTCGAAATAAAGTATTTCTTGTTTTAAATACAGGTAATGAATTTTAGGACTCTACCAAAAgaaagatatatttatttaacaaatccaTAACTTTGTTAAATCTGAAAAACCATATGGTGTTCCAATGAAATAACCTAAATTAGGTTATACTCATGATTAGCTCCTCCAAAGATTCTTGCAAAATCATTAACATTAAAGATGGTTGTGTACTTTCTTTTGGTGCGTATAATATTCTTTGCAACTCAACTACATCAAATCTCTACTCCATAAACTCAAGGAAGACTATTAGATGATAAAATAACCAACTTAAGAAGGAAAAAAACTAACATTTCCATTTGATGACTGCGAAAGTTGACGAGACCATGTGTTTGAAAGATTAATCGACCCATCCCTCAAGGACACTGAAACGCCCATTGTTGCTGTAGAATTCGTTGATAATTGCCTAACATAAAATTAGAATGATGAGTAAGTTAAACACAACTAAAACTGAGGAGTGATGAGGATTAGCCACATTGGGATGTGAATCACCTAGAGGTTTGCACCCCTAAAATTGATCTTAAGCCAGTTGAAGCCATGAATTCTACAGAAGATGCTGGAGATATCTGATGTCTAAGCACTGCAGTAGCACCACCACCACCAGCATTTCCTTTGACTACCATATTTCCACCAATAGCAACAGCAACACGTTTTGACAACTGAGACTGAACATCAGTTGACATTGCCATTCTAGAAAGAGGTATATAAACATTATGGTTACTTTACCAAACATGTGGATATATAAATGAAACCAAAAGCCATGAGATATCCAGTTAGCAATTAAATATTAATCCAATAAACCACTTCTTAAAATTATACAGGAATAACATATTTGGATAAGATGCCCAAAAAAATGAATGCAATAATTAAAAcctcaaaataatttgactggCTCCACAAAGGAAACTGTTGAGAATATTCAAATTCATTAAAGGGTATCTTTTAGTTAGTTAGATTGATAATTACCCCTTCAATTATGCTctaatgattttgaagaaaattATCTCTAAATTGTTATTGATATATATCCCATGATTATaggaattaatatatattcatggTTATAGGGATCAGAGTAATCCTAGAAAATCCTATGTACATTTGTATTTAAAGGGTGCTACCCCATTAATATACACACTTTATTCTTCAAATTCCGTAGAAACAACATACATTCAGGTTAGCCTAtagatttaattaaagaaattttgtTCTGCTTTCTAAACAACATAGGGATTTGAAATTGGTAGAAAAGGtgataagaattattttttgataaggATATCCTGCACTTAAGGAATTCGGAATTGATAGAAATGGTGAGAACAACAAAAGGATGTCATCTTAAGCCGGTGAGCTTTGAGGGAACAGACAGGTTAATTTTTCATCAGAGGTCAAATCTTGGATGTACATCTAACATCCCTTATTTCACTAGGGACAATCTTGTGCAATAAGTTCATACTCTATCAGATATTCTGGCATTTCTGTGGATGACTAACATTCCCTCCCACTTGTAAAAAAATTACAGAAATAAAAGCAAGTAAAAAGGAAAAGGACAATGACTAAAAAGTGAGAATTTAGAGACCCTAGACTAAGCCACACTTACATAACTCCAAATGTAATCTATTACCTCCCACCCACcataacaattttttaactCATGGTGATATAACACTACTAAGAAGATTAACTATATTATACTGTTCTTAATTTATAGTGTAATAACCACCAAAGTTGTTAATCTTTACTTTTATCATTCCATTTTAAATGTCTTGATTAATCTCTTATCCCTTTTGTTTATCATAATCCTATTGTAACTCTGATTGTATACTATATTTATCTTAGTTTACTTTATTGagtcacatattttatttaacaatgtAATAAAAGGAATGAGTACTACTTAAAGTACAGAGAGTACTGGAAATGAACGAATATGGCATACCCTTTCATGATGCCATCACCTTGTAGAAAGTTGGGCAAAGAAATATTGGTCAAGATTGAACCAGAAGAACGAACATGGGAATAAATATTTTCCTGTTCCTTCCTGCGCCGCAAACGTTCTAATTCTTCCTTGATCTCTTCTGCTTTACTTAGTTTTGGGCCAAGTTCTAAACCTGATGTCAATCCTTCCATGCCATATATGTCATATATCTGTCTTCTAGTCTCATCAGTTAAAATCTCATAGGCTTGACATATCCGTTGAAAGTTCTCCGTGG
This is a stretch of genomic DNA from Impatiens glandulifera chromosome 4, dImpGla2.1, whole genome shotgun sequence. It encodes these proteins:
- the LOC124935943 gene encoding chaperone protein dnaJ 13, whose translation is MLDIKEGPPDKELYALLHVSPEASDEEIRKAYRQWAQIYHPDKYQDSQMKETATENFQRICQAYEILTDETRRQIYDIYGMEGLTSGLELGPKLSKAEEIKEELERLRRRKEQENIYSHVRSSGSILTNISLPNFLQGDGIMKGMAMSTDVQSQLSKRVAVAIGGNMVVKGNAGGGGATAVLRHQISPASSVEFMASTGLRSILGVQTSRQLSTNSTATMGVSVSLRDGSINLSNTWSRQLSQSSNGNIQLVLGMESFVAVGWQRKEEKRSAAGEIKIGTSSFGASAHYTHRFSSKSHGRFGGRVGSSNLEIEVGGGRKLSRFSTVRMVYAIGIQGILWRFELHRGDQKLIIPVLLSKSLNPVFATGAFMIPTSLYFLIKTYFIKPYYLKREKQKSLENMEKTSAEVKEARSAAEKAQQLLKTVANRKKNRQVEINGLVILKAVYGNKKALNKRQTMEQQANDNAVDSQVIDVTLPLNFLVNDTGKLKLHEGIKKSGIMGFCDPCPGEPKSLHVEYSYHGERFEVTVDDYEELLIPQQSHGI